A region from the Natronocella acetinitrilica genome encodes:
- a CDS encoding SDR family oxidoreductase, which yields MPSKSQRSWARLLSRPGLNWYNGSKAAAITLSKSMAVELAPDGIRVNAICPVIGETAMLERFMGVPDTPENRKKFLATIPLGRMSWPADVANASLYLASDEAEFITGVALEVDGGRCV from the coding sequence GTGCCGAGCAAGTCGCAGCGGAGTTGGGCGAGGCTGCTGTCGCGGCCAGGCCTGAATTGGTACAACGGTAGCAAGGCGGCGGCCATCACCCTGAGCAAGTCCATGGCCGTGGAGTTGGCGCCGGATGGTATCCGCGTCAACGCCATCTGCCCGGTCATTGGTGAAACCGCAATGCTGGAACGCTTCATGGGCGTACCGGACACCCCGGAGAATCGGAAGAAATTTCTTGCAACCATCCCGCTGGGCCGGATGTCCTGGCCCGCCGATGTCGCCAACGCCAGCCTGTATCTGGCCAGTGACGAGGCGGAATTCATCACCGGCGTCGCTTTGGAGGTGGACGGCGGACGTTGCGTCTGA
- a CDS encoding ArsR/SmtB family transcription factor, producing MTLENASRSLAALGNPVRLSIFRLLVQAGTAGLNVGDIQRHMEIPASTLSHHLSNLAQAGLVQQTRQGREIICTAEFKRMRDTVDFLTAECCQGVALRDKAS from the coding sequence ATGACCTTGGAAAACGCCTCAAGAAGTCTCGCCGCGCTCGGTAACCCGGTGCGCCTATCGATCTTTCGCTTGCTGGTGCAGGCCGGGACAGCGGGTTTGAACGTGGGTGATATCCAGCGGCATATGGAGATACCGGCATCCACCCTGAGCCATCACCTGTCCAATCTGGCCCAGGCTGGTCTGGTCCAGCAGACGCGGCAAGGCCGGGAAATCATCTGTACGGCAGAGTTCAAGCGCATGCGCGACACGGTGGACTTCCTAACCGCGGAGTGTTGCCAGGGGGTTGCCCTGCGGGATAAGGCAAGCTGA
- a CDS encoding DUF4387 domain-containing protein, producing MQQRPLSQVARVIRSKNCSPFTLTLDIILPDRPTFDAVQASGVLNREAFARLYRCGLEDVGDVIHYPPALAVKVTIRRLKTSGSFGDSDVYGAQQHGPLLDGLLVPVP from the coding sequence ATGCAGCAACGCCCCCTGTCGCAAGTCGCCCGGGTGATTCGCAGCAAGAACTGCAGCCCCTTCACGCTGACGCTGGATATCATTCTACCCGACCGGCCCACCTTCGACGCGGTGCAGGCCAGCGGCGTGCTGAACCGGGAAGCCTTTGCCCGCCTCTACCGGTGCGGGCTGGAGGATGTCGGCGACGTCATCCATTACCCACCGGCCCTGGCGGTGAAAGTCACGATCCGCCGTCTGAAAACGTCGGGGAGCTTCGGTGACTCGGACGTGTACGGCGCCCAGCAGCATGGCCCCCTCCTCGATGGCCTGCTGGTGCCGGTGCCCTGA
- a CDS encoding acyclic terpene utilization AtuA family protein codes for MNSATDIGMASSDEFRILSPTAILGYGFPVESLRRGLGREPHAIAVDAGSVDPGPFYLGAGKPFVSRSATLRDLALLLPAARERDIPLIIGTAGGAGAKPHVDWTLEILDQVARDHGMTVDVGVIYTDVEAQRVAQALAADEITALDHAPALDEGSLAATERIVAQIGCPPVARALRRGFKVIVCGRAYDPAVFAAPAMVAGYPDAAALHMGKILECAAIAADPGSGRDCVLGTVDADGFTLETLSPARSFTDYSVAAHALYEKSDPYHLPGPEGTLDLTDVRYEALSGGRVRVTGSRLQPPARPCVKLEGARREGYRSLFIAGIRDPRFIRQLDDVIDSISSDVRAEQPALRIAAHVYGRDGVMGSREPNRNPGHEVGLVLEVLAETQEAADAGCGMLRSTLLHFGYPGRIATAGNLALPFSPSDISCGPCYTFSLYHLLDMELEQTAFEAVARRIG; via the coding sequence ATGAATTCAGCAACGGACATCGGCATGGCAAGCTCAGACGAATTCCGCATTCTGTCACCCACGGCCATTCTGGGGTACGGCTTTCCGGTAGAGTCGTTGCGGCGCGGCCTTGGCCGAGAGCCCCACGCGATCGCCGTGGATGCCGGCAGTGTCGACCCCGGCCCGTTCTACCTCGGCGCCGGCAAACCCTTTGTCAGTCGCAGCGCGACATTGCGGGATCTCGCGCTGCTTCTGCCGGCGGCCCGGGAGCGCGACATACCGCTGATCATCGGTACGGCTGGCGGCGCGGGGGCAAAGCCGCACGTGGACTGGACCCTTGAGATCCTTGATCAGGTGGCCCGTGACCACGGCATGACGGTGGACGTTGGCGTGATCTACACGGACGTGGAGGCGCAACGGGTTGCCCAGGCCCTCGCCGCCGACGAGATCACGGCGCTGGATCACGCGCCGGCACTGGACGAAGGCAGCCTGGCCGCCACGGAGCGGATCGTCGCCCAAATCGGCTGCCCGCCCGTTGCGCGCGCACTGCGGCGCGGCTTCAAGGTCATCGTCTGCGGTCGCGCCTACGATCCGGCCGTGTTTGCCGCGCCCGCCATGGTTGCCGGCTACCCCGACGCCGCCGCGCTGCACATGGGCAAGATATTGGAATGTGCCGCCATCGCCGCCGATCCCGGCAGCGGCCGCGACTGCGTGCTGGGCACCGTGGACGCGGATGGATTCACCCTCGAGACCCTGAGTCCGGCTCGCTCGTTCACGGATTACTCCGTCGCCGCCCACGCCCTCTACGAGAAGTCCGACCCCTATCACCTGCCCGGACCGGAGGGCACGCTGGATCTCACGGATGTCCGCTATGAAGCACTGTCCGGGGGGCGCGTGCGGGTCACCGGCAGCCGCCTGCAGCCGCCGGCCAGGCCCTGCGTCAAGCTCGAAGGTGCCCGGCGCGAAGGGTATCGGAGCCTGTTCATCGCCGGCATCCGCGACCCGCGGTTCATCCGGCAACTGGACGACGTGATCGACAGCATCTCCTCGGATGTGCGCGCCGAGCAACCAGCGCTCCGCATCGCGGCCCATGTCTACGGGCGCGACGGCGTGATGGGGTCCAGGGAACCCAACCGGAACCCCGGCCACGAAGTCGGTCTGGTGTTGGAAGTGCTTGCGGAAACCCAGGAAGCCGCCGATGCGGGCTGCGGCATGCTGCGCAGTACCCTGCTGCACTTCGGCTACCCTGGACGGATCGCCACCGCAGGTAACCTGGCCCTGCCGTTCAGCCCGTCGGACATTTCCTGCGGCCCCTGCTACACGTTCAGTCTTTATCACCTGCTGGACATGGAACTTGAGCAGACCGCTTTCGAGGCGGTCGCAAGGAGGATCGGCTGA
- the phnX gene encoding phosphonoacetaldehyde hydrolase, which yields MTADNSDVRRNGKSTQDPEEAIHAVIFDWAGTMVDFGSRAPMAVFVDVFQRYGVSISVDEARGPMGMPKWNHIRTLLAQPRIAAAWEDARGTPADDAAADRIYETFVPANRDVAANYADLIPGVADVVADLRRRGIAIGSTTGYTRDILERVIPVAAAQGYTPDCSVCAEETREGRPGPLMIYRCLEELAAYPAWHCVKVDDTRPGISEGLLAGCWTVGVSLSGNGVGLSLEEIGETDAAAVEVLNARSRKELQEAGAHYVIDTVADLPACLEAIRVRLMHGERP from the coding sequence ATGACAGCAGACAATAGCGATGTCCGCCGGAACGGCAAGTCAACGCAGGACCCTGAAGAGGCCATTCACGCGGTCATCTTCGACTGGGCCGGTACGATGGTGGACTTCGGTTCCCGCGCACCCATGGCCGTCTTCGTCGACGTTTTCCAACGATACGGTGTGAGTATCTCCGTCGACGAAGCCCGCGGCCCCATGGGCATGCCGAAATGGAACCATATCCGTACCTTGCTCGCGCAGCCGCGCATTGCTGCGGCCTGGGAGGACGCCCGGGGCACACCGGCGGATGATGCCGCTGCCGACCGGATCTACGAGACCTTCGTGCCGGCAAATCGGGATGTGGCGGCCAACTACGCCGACCTGATCCCGGGGGTCGCCGACGTCGTGGCTGACTTGCGTCGCCGGGGTATCGCCATTGGTTCGACCACCGGCTATACCCGGGACATCCTGGAGCGCGTCATTCCAGTGGCCGCGGCGCAGGGTTATACACCGGACTGTTCCGTCTGTGCCGAAGAGACCCGCGAAGGCCGGCCAGGGCCGCTGATGATCTACCGCTGCCTGGAGGAACTGGCAGCCTATCCCGCCTGGCACTGTGTGAAGGTTGACGACACGCGACCAGGAATCAGCGAAGGCCTGCTGGCCGGTTGCTGGACGGTGGGTGTCAGTCTGTCAGGCAATGGTGTGGGACTGTCCCTGGAGGAAATCGGCGAGACGGACGCGGCCGCGGTCGAGGTATTGAACGCCCGCTCCCGCAAGGAACTGCAGGAGGCCGGCGCCCACTATGTCATCGACACGGTCGCCGACCTGCCGGCATGCCTGGAAGCGATAAGGGTGCGGCTCATGCACGGCGAGAGACCCTGA
- a CDS encoding permease, whose protein sequence is MTIALLLALMLIDTTLAVGAIRFVGEAFISIGVFLALAVLLAAYAQATGADGLIAHAFSGRERSGVAIAAAVGALSPFCSCGVIPLIAAMLGMGVPLAAVMAFWLASPLMDPSMFVLTAGVAGTEFAMAKLAAAVGVGALGGYATLWITRRNGFSNPLREGVATAGCGTGKVRQVTAVHWAFWQDRERVTRFLRSTRQTGLFLGKWLALAFTLEYMMLTWIPAESIQHLLGQDNLLAIPVAILVGIPAYLNGYAAVGLIGGLLQAGMSPPAGLAFLIAGGVTSIPAAMAVAALVRWPVFVWYLVLAVLGALASAVAYHLYLLM, encoded by the coding sequence GTGACCATCGCCCTGCTACTTGCGTTGATGCTCATCGACACGACGCTGGCCGTCGGTGCGATCCGATTCGTCGGCGAGGCCTTCATCAGCATTGGTGTCTTTCTTGCCCTCGCTGTCCTACTCGCGGCCTACGCGCAGGCCACGGGTGCCGACGGGCTCATCGCCCATGCGTTCAGTGGCCGGGAGCGGTCAGGCGTTGCCATCGCCGCCGCCGTGGGGGCGTTGTCACCGTTCTGCTCCTGCGGCGTGATTCCGCTCATCGCGGCCATGCTGGGGATGGGAGTGCCACTCGCCGCCGTGATGGCGTTCTGGCTCGCCTCACCCCTGATGGACCCTTCCATGTTCGTGCTCACCGCCGGCGTGGCGGGTACCGAATTCGCGATGGCAAAGCTTGCTGCGGCCGTTGGTGTCGGTGCGCTGGGCGGCTATGCCACCCTCTGGATCACGCGCCGCAACGGATTCTCCAACCCGTTGCGTGAAGGTGTCGCCACGGCGGGCTGCGGTACCGGGAAGGTCCGGCAGGTGACCGCCGTTCACTGGGCGTTCTGGCAGGACCGGGAGCGCGTTACCCGGTTTCTCCGATCGACCCGGCAGACCGGCTTGTTCCTCGGCAAGTGGCTCGCCCTGGCTTTCACCCTCGAGTACATGATGCTGACCTGGATCCCTGCGGAATCAATCCAGCATCTGCTGGGGCAGGACAACCTGCTCGCAATCCCGGTGGCGATCCTGGTTGGCATACCGGCCTACCTGAACGGCTATGCGGCCGTGGGACTGATCGGCGGTCTCTTGCAGGCGGGCATGTCGCCCCCCGCCGGGCTGGCCTTTCTGATTGCCGGCGGTGTCACCAGCATCCCGGCCGCCATGGCGGTCGCCGCACTGGTCCGCTGGCCCGTCTTTGTCTGGTACCTGGTGCTGGCCGTCCTTGGTGCCCTCGCCAGCGCCGTTGCCTATCACCTCTATCTGTTGATGTGA
- the phnC gene encoding phosphonate ABC transporter ATP-binding protein has product MQTQPLTSTDAVPRKSGITDAAPKELAKPMVSIRGLTKTYGRNGRAVTALKDISLSIRHGEFVALLGPSGVGKSTLLRCLNHLVPPTSGDVVIGGENLAKLSKRQLLAARTRIGMIFQESNLIGRLPVITNVLCGRLATLGALRALTYSFPRDDYDRAVRALRRAGLDDEELYLRRADRLSGGQKQRVGIARMLVQQPDLVLADEPIASLDVKMQATIMDLIRGIARDDGITVVMSLHQLQVARAYATRIIALSAGGVAFDGPPGDLSDSIVQDIFDIDDEGLISGAR; this is encoded by the coding sequence ATGCAGACGCAACCGCTGACGAGTACCGATGCCGTGCCCCGGAAATCCGGGATCACGGATGCTGCCCCAAAAGAACTCGCGAAACCGATGGTATCAATCCGCGGGCTGACCAAAACCTATGGCAGAAACGGCCGGGCGGTGACCGCCCTCAAGGATATCTCCCTCAGCATCCGCCACGGCGAATTTGTCGCCCTGCTCGGACCAAGCGGTGTGGGCAAATCCACTCTGCTGCGTTGCCTGAATCACCTCGTCCCTCCAACCAGTGGTGACGTCGTCATCGGTGGCGAGAATCTGGCCAAGCTCTCGAAACGGCAACTGCTTGCCGCCCGAACACGCATCGGGATGATCTTTCAAGAGTCGAACCTGATCGGGCGACTACCGGTGATTACCAATGTGCTTTGCGGGCGCCTAGCCACGCTGGGCGCCCTCCGCGCGCTGACCTACTCATTTCCGCGGGATGATTACGACCGCGCAGTGAGGGCGCTGCGCCGGGCAGGTCTCGACGACGAGGAACTTTACCTGCGGCGGGCTGATCGGCTGAGTGGCGGCCAGAAACAGCGGGTGGGCATCGCCCGCATGCTTGTTCAGCAGCCCGATCTGGTGTTGGCCGATGAGCCTATCGCGAGTCTGGACGTCAAGATGCAGGCGACGATCATGGATCTCATCCGCGGGATCGCCCGGGACGACGGCATTACCGTGGTCATGAGCCTGCACCAACTGCAGGTGGCAAGGGCCTACGCGACCCGCATCATCGCCCTGTCCGCCGGCGGCGTCGCCTTCGACGGACCGCCCGGCGATTTGTCCGACAGCATCGTGCAGGACATCTTCGACATCGACGATGAAGGGCTGATCAGTGGCGCGCGTTAG
- the phnN gene encoding phosphonate metabolism protein/1,5-bisphosphokinase (PRPP-forming) PhnN, translating into MDRGRLLYLIGASGAGKDSLLRFVAARADPCVVTVARRFITRPANAGGEDHIAISQADYQRMLGCGQFSMHWGGNGLHYGIPQDLDTWLARGRIVLVNGSRGYLAQATARYPLLYPVLIRVSEAVLRKRLLKRRRESPANIEQRIARARQFGEVAHPRLQVIDNDGPLEVAGEALLRLIGAARGAAPIISGSSVPME; encoded by the coding sequence ATGGATCGAGGGCGGTTGTTGTATCTCATTGGCGCGTCTGGAGCAGGCAAGGACAGCCTGCTGCGCTTCGTCGCCGCCCGTGCCGATCCCTGCGTGGTGACGGTTGCCCGCCGCTTCATTACCCGGCCGGCGAACGCCGGTGGCGAAGACCACATTGCCATTTCACAGGCCGACTACCAGCGCATGCTGGGGTGCGGACAGTTCTCCATGCACTGGGGCGGCAACGGCCTGCACTACGGCATCCCGCAGGACCTGGACACCTGGTTGGCCCGCGGGCGCATCGTTCTGGTCAATGGATCCCGCGGATACCTGGCACAGGCGACTGCCCGCTACCCATTGTTGTACCCAGTGCTAATACGGGTATCGGAGGCAGTCCTGCGCAAGCGTTTGCTGAAGCGTCGCCGGGAGAGTCCCGCCAACATCGAACAGCGCATCGCACGGGCTCGACAGTTCGGTGAGGTAGCCCATCCGCGGCTGCAAGTCATCGATAATGACGGCCCACTGGAAGTGGCAGGAGAGGCATTGCTCCGACTGATTGGCGCAGCGCGCGGCGCCGCGCCAATCATTTCAGGATCCAGTGTGCCCATGGAGTAG
- the phnE gene encoding phosphonate ABC transporter, permease protein PhnE — MRETKTLDQAGQRPVDIDRLRRRITPGRVTVAVAAVILYWWVFADTEISARDFIDGFPAMGKLLALMFPPDWAAMTRFLGPAIETFQIGVTATLLGAVLAIPTAYLGARNLSPHPIVCSVTRSILAVFRGVSEIVWALIFVVAVGLGPFAGVLALALFTIGMIGKLLSEAVEAVDPGPLEVLRAAGAGEWRVFLYGAWPQILPTFISYSLYYWDSNTRQATVVGFVGAGGLGYTLFTSINAYRFEQATAALILMVLIIVVIDRFCLFLRRRLDR; from the coding sequence ATGCGCGAGACGAAAACCCTGGATCAGGCCGGACAGAGACCGGTGGACATTGATCGCCTGCGCCGGCGCATCACGCCTGGCCGGGTGACCGTGGCGGTAGCCGCTGTGATTCTCTATTGGTGGGTCTTCGCGGATACCGAGATCAGCGCAAGGGACTTCATCGACGGCTTTCCCGCCATGGGCAAGTTGCTTGCATTGATGTTCCCACCGGACTGGGCGGCAATGACACGGTTTCTCGGACCGGCCATCGAAACCTTCCAGATTGGCGTGACCGCAACGCTGCTAGGTGCCGTGCTGGCTATTCCGACAGCCTACCTGGGCGCGCGAAATCTCTCGCCGCACCCTATCGTTTGCAGCGTCACGCGCAGCATTCTCGCGGTATTCCGCGGCGTCTCGGAAATCGTCTGGGCGCTGATTTTCGTGGTGGCCGTGGGGCTCGGACCCTTTGCCGGCGTGCTGGCACTCGCGCTTTTCACCATCGGCATGATCGGCAAGTTGCTTTCGGAAGCGGTGGAGGCCGTCGATCCGGGGCCACTGGAAGTACTGCGGGCAGCTGGCGCAGGCGAATGGCGTGTGTTTCTGTATGGCGCCTGGCCGCAGATTCTGCCGACCTTCATCAGCTACAGCCTCTACTACTGGGATTCCAACACCCGGCAGGCAACGGTCGTGGGTTTCGTGGGTGCCGGCGGCCTGGGTTATACCCTGTTCACGTCCATCAATGCCTACCGATTCGAACAAGCCACCGCGGCGTTGATCCTGATGGTGCTCATCATCGTGGTGATCGACCGCTTCTGCCTTTTCCTGCGACGCAGGCTCGACAGATAA
- a CDS encoding B12-binding domain-containing radical SAM protein, translating into MTFPVAERRLRVLFVGFQDQDNLGLRYLMAAASQAGHEVGIETFSSDPRQLVQRVQEWRPEVIGLSLIFQYMTPRFGAVVEALRSAGTTAHITLGGHYPSFDPAAVLNGIPGADSVVRFEGEATLVELLDCLAAGREWRGIQGIAHRLDDGAVKTNPLRPQVMDLDSLPCPVRDDIRYEQADQATAAILGSRGCPWNCEFCSIRPFYEAQEGQLRRLRRPAAVLDEMRALYHERGVALFLFQDDDFLATGSRARRWAGELSDLIAESDIGGRIAFKISCRSDELRPDIIERMKRGGLTHVYMGVESGDEEGLAHMRKQMKPQAHIDAGNMLREAGLSFDFGFMLLEPWSDMRITRSNVDFLDRFVGDGWTVASFCRMLPYSGTPVERKLLQEGRLKGSAFEPDYSFLDPRLDLLYAWVLQTFHTRNFTSEGLCHILRALNFEARLQSPATRWMQPEEARWLQHVTALANGSAISVLRAALDRIEATPLDELSVDDPFLTHLTDMERREQERLTAMVSRFFTAPDRQARRSARRRAHDHQLLGGFDRSWTMAQSDWEARGIGVR; encoded by the coding sequence ATGACGTTTCCGGTTGCGGAGAGGCGGCTGCGCGTGTTGTTCGTGGGGTTCCAGGACCAGGATAACCTGGGCCTCAGATACCTCATGGCCGCCGCGTCGCAGGCCGGCCATGAGGTGGGTATCGAGACGTTTTCCTCCGATCCCCGGCAACTTGTTCAGCGCGTTCAGGAGTGGCGGCCCGAGGTGATCGGGCTGTCACTCATCTTCCAGTACATGACACCGCGCTTCGGGGCCGTCGTGGAGGCCCTGCGAAGCGCCGGCACGACTGCCCATATCACCCTTGGCGGGCATTATCCGAGTTTCGATCCCGCCGCCGTGCTCAACGGCATCCCCGGGGCCGATTCCGTGGTGCGATTCGAGGGCGAGGCCACCCTGGTGGAGTTGCTGGACTGCCTCGCGGCGGGGCGCGAGTGGCGCGGCATTCAGGGCATCGCCCACCGCCTGGACGATGGCGCGGTCAAGACCAATCCGCTACGGCCCCAGGTCATGGATCTCGATTCCCTGCCATGCCCCGTGCGCGACGATATTCGTTACGAACAGGCCGACCAGGCCACGGCGGCCATTCTTGGTTCCCGTGGCTGCCCCTGGAATTGCGAGTTCTGTTCCATACGACCCTTCTATGAAGCCCAGGAAGGCCAGCTACGGCGATTACGACGGCCGGCGGCGGTGCTCGACGAGATGCGCGCGCTCTACCACGAGCGTGGTGTCGCGCTGTTCCTGTTCCAGGACGATGACTTTCTGGCGACCGGCTCCCGCGCCCGGCGCTGGGCCGGGGAGTTGTCCGACCTGATTGCCGAGAGCGACATCGGTGGCCGCATTGCCTTCAAGATATCCTGCCGCTCCGATGAACTGCGCCCCGACATTATCGAGCGCATGAAGCGTGGCGGTCTCACCCACGTTTACATGGGCGTGGAATCCGGCGACGAGGAGGGGCTTGCCCACATGCGCAAGCAGATGAAGCCCCAGGCCCACATTGATGCTGGCAACATGCTGCGGGAGGCGGGGTTGTCCTTCGACTTCGGTTTCATGCTGCTGGAGCCCTGGTCGGACATGCGCATCACCCGCAGCAACGTGGATTTTCTTGATCGTTTCGTCGGCGACGGCTGGACGGTGGCCAGCTTCTGCCGAATGCTGCCGTACTCCGGCACGCCGGTGGAGCGCAAGCTGCTGCAGGAAGGTCGTTTGAAGGGCAGCGCCTTCGAGCCCGACTATTCGTTTCTCGATCCGAGACTGGACCTGCTCTACGCCTGGGTGCTGCAAACTTTCCACACCCGCAATTTCACCAGCGAGGGTCTGTGCCACATCCTTCGCGCCCTGAATTTCGAGGCCCGGCTACAGTCGCCGGCAACCCGCTGGATGCAGCCCGAGGAGGCACGCTGGTTGCAGCATGTGACGGCGCTGGCGAACGGCTCGGCCATCAGTGTCCTGCGGGCGGCATTGGATCGCATCGAGGCGACACCGCTGGATGAACTGAGCGTGGACGACCCGTTTCTCACCCACCTGACCGATATGGAACGCCGCGAGCAAGAGCGGCTCACCGCGATGGTCTCCCGCTTCTTCACCGCCCCGGATCGTCAGGCGCGACGCAGCGCGAGACGGCGCGCCCATGACCACCAGTTGCTGGGGGGGTTCGACCGCTCCTGGACCATGGCGCAGTCGGACTGGGAGGCCCGGGGTATCGGGGTGCGTTGA
- the phnE gene encoding phosphonate ABC transporter, permease protein PhnE, with product MARVSPLNAEIVGRSVADRRLKARLKACGIGAVVLAIWLWSAAGTGFRPDNLIAGIPQMADLIGRMLPPDLSILRSLAGPLLETVQMALLGTTLPIFIALPLAVLAAWNTTPWPALGQAIRVVLATLRTVPELVWAMLLVSAIGLGPFPGVLALTLHAIGGMGKFYYEAIETVRSETVEALEASGAGKLRVLLFGILPSALPQMMSTTLLYWEFNNRSSTILGIVGAGGIGVVLLHALQDFRYEKLLTCLIVIVLLLMILDRISGYLRSKVI from the coding sequence GTGGCGCGCGTTAGTCCGCTCAACGCGGAGATTGTAGGGCGAAGCGTTGCCGACCGACGTCTCAAGGCCCGTCTCAAGGCCTGTGGAATCGGCGCCGTGGTGCTGGCGATCTGGCTCTGGTCCGCCGCCGGCACGGGCTTTCGTCCGGACAACCTGATCGCCGGCATCCCCCAAATGGCAGACCTGATCGGGCGCATGTTACCGCCGGATCTCAGCATACTGCGCAGTCTCGCCGGGCCATTGCTGGAAACGGTGCAGATGGCCCTGCTCGGCACGACCTTACCCATCTTCATCGCCCTGCCACTCGCTGTGCTGGCGGCCTGGAACACCACCCCGTGGCCAGCCCTCGGTCAGGCCATACGGGTCGTGCTTGCCACGTTGAGAACCGTGCCAGAGCTTGTCTGGGCCATGCTCCTGGTCTCCGCCATCGGGCTCGGGCCGTTCCCTGGCGTACTGGCGTTGACGCTGCACGCCATCGGCGGCATGGGCAAGTTCTACTATGAGGCCATCGAGACAGTACGCTCGGAGACTGTCGAGGCGCTGGAGGCATCCGGGGCGGGCAAACTGCGGGTCCTGCTGTTCGGCATTCTGCCCAGCGCACTGCCGCAGATGATGTCCACCACGTTGCTCTACTGGGAGTTCAACAACCGTTCGTCGACGATCCTCGGCATCGTCGGCGCCGGCGGGATCGGCGTAGTTCTGCTCCACGCCCTGCAGGACTTCCGCTACGAGAAGCTGCTGACCTGCCTCATCGTTATCGTCCTGCTGCTGATGATACTGGATCGAATCAGCGGCTACCTGCGCTCAAAGGTGATCTGA
- a CDS encoding VOC family protein codes for MTANKCTIVPHLWYDTNAREAAAFYSSVFPDSGITHTTTLHDTPSGDCDIVSFRIWGQPFMAISAGPLFTFNPSVSFMVNYDPMRFDPSPSREANARDSLDEAWARLSEGGTVLMPIDEYPFSTRYGWIQDRYGLSWQLILSDPEGEPRPAIIPALLFTGNVCGKAEEAGAFYRSVFPGSVAGQLARYPAGMEPNREGTLMFSDFRLGKSWMVAMDSALDHGFAFNEAVSLMVHCDTQDEIDHYWSRLSSVPEAEQCGWCKDRYGLSWQIASRLAEAAMTSGDRKTIDRVTQAFLKMKKLDLAVLEKVCRRE; via the coding sequence ATGACAGCAAACAAATGCACAATCGTTCCTCACCTTTGGTACGACACGAATGCCCGGGAGGCTGCGGCCTTCTATTCATCGGTCTTCCCTGACTCGGGCATCACCCACACGACGACGCTTCACGACACACCCTCGGGGGACTGCGACATCGTGTCCTTCCGCATCTGGGGGCAGCCTTTCATGGCGATCAGCGCCGGGCCGCTGTTCACCTTCAATCCTTCAGTCTCGTTCATGGTCAACTACGACCCAATGCGATTCGACCCGTCGCCATCCCGTGAGGCCAATGCCAGGGACAGCCTGGACGAAGCCTGGGCACGGCTGTCCGAGGGCGGAACAGTGCTGATGCCCATCGACGAATATCCCTTCAGCACCCGTTACGGCTGGATTCAGGATCGCTACGGTCTGTCCTGGCAGTTGATACTGTCCGATCCGGAAGGTGAGCCGAGGCCCGCCATCATCCCGGCGCTATTGTTCACCGGCAATGTATGCGGCAAGGCTGAGGAGGCGGGCGCGTTCTACCGCTCCGTCTTTCCGGGTTCGGTCGCCGGACAACTCGCCCGCTATCCGGCGGGAATGGAGCCGAATCGCGAAGGAACGCTGATGTTCTCCGATTTCCGACTTGGCAAGTCATGGATGGTGGCCATGGATAGCGCCCTTGATCACGGTTTCGCCTTCAATGAGGCGGTTTCCTTAATGGTTCACTGCGACACCCAGGACGAGATCGATCACTACTGGTCCAGGCTTTCATCTGTTCCCGAGGCAGAGCAGTGCGGTTGGTGCAAGGATCGATACGGCCTGTCGTGGCAGATTGCCTCGCGGTTGGCGGAGGCAGCCATGACCAGTGGTGATCGGAAGACGATCGACCGGGTCACGCAGGCATTTCTGAAAATGAAGAAACTCGACCTGGCGGTTCTGGAAAAAGTCTGCCGGCGCGAATGA